The following proteins come from a genomic window of Nautilia profundicola AmH:
- a CDS encoding cation acetate symporter: protein MKKLLILALSFGSLFAAGAITGEVQRQPLNVSAVVMFLVFVLATLGITYWAAKRTRTAKDFYTAGGGITGFQNGLALAGDYMSAASFLGISGLVYLKGYDGLIYSIGFLVGWPFVLFLIAERLRNLGKYTFADVVSFRLKQGPIRTLAAFGGIATVLLYLIAQMVGSGKLIQILFGLPYSYAVIIVGVLMILYVTFGGMLATTWVQIIKATLLLLGATFMALAVMVHFGFNFEEFFRKAIEVHPLHDKIMAPGGLVSDPYSAISLGIALMFGLAGLPHILMRFFTVADAKEARKSVFFATGFIGYFYMLTFIIGFGAIVFVSTNPEYLDAAGKLIGGNNMAAIHLAHALGGNLFLGFISAVAFATILAVVSGLTLAGASAISHDLYANVVKKGKIDEKQEMKISKIATLVIGVLAIILGIAFEKQNIAFMVGLAFAIAASANFPVLFLSMYWKNLTTRGAVIGGSIGLATAVLLVILGPTVWVSIFGFDKPIFPSKYPALVSVTVAFVAIWFFSITDKSEDAKKEREAFEAQLIRSETGIGAEGAAKH, encoded by the coding sequence ATGAAAAAGCTATTAATTTTGGCACTATCTTTCGGTTCGTTGTTTGCAGCTGGAGCAATAACGGGAGAAGTGCAAAGACAACCGTTAAACGTTTCCGCTGTTGTAATGTTCTTAGTTTTCGTTCTTGCAACGCTTGGTATTACTTACTGGGCGGCAAAAAGAACAAGAACGGCTAAAGATTTCTATACAGCAGGCGGTGGTATTACAGGATTCCAAAACGGACTGGCTCTTGCAGGTGATTACATGTCTGCAGCATCGTTTTTAGGAATTTCAGGTTTGGTATATTTAAAAGGTTACGACGGACTGATTTATTCAATCGGTTTTTTAGTTGGTTGGCCGTTTGTACTTTTTTTAATTGCTGAAAGACTGAGAAACCTTGGTAAATACACATTTGCAGATGTTGTATCTTTCAGACTAAAACAAGGTCCGATCAGAACACTTGCTGCATTTGGTGGTATCGCTACTGTTTTACTGTATCTTATCGCTCAGATGGTTGGTAGTGGTAAACTTATTCAGATTTTATTCGGACTTCCATATTCATATGCTGTAATAATTGTAGGTGTTTTAATGATTCTTTACGTAACATTCGGTGGTATGCTTGCAACTACATGGGTACAGATCATTAAAGCCACACTTTTACTACTTGGTGCAACATTTATGGCACTTGCTGTTATGGTGCATTTCGGTTTTAATTTTGAAGAATTCTTCAGAAAAGCTATTGAAGTACATCCTCTTCATGATAAAATCATGGCACCTGGCGGTTTAGTCAGTGATCCATATTCGGCAATAAGTTTAGGAATTGCACTTATGTTCGGTCTTGCTGGACTACCGCACATTCTTATGAGATTCTTTACTGTTGCAGATGCTAAGGAAGCAAGAAAATCAGTATTTTTCGCTACAGGTTTTATCGGATATTTTTACATGCTGACATTCATTATCGGATTCGGTGCAATCGTATTCGTATCAACTAATCCTGAATATCTTGATGCGGCAGGTAAATTAATCGGTGGTAACAACATGGCTGCAATTCACTTGGCACATGCTCTTGGTGGTAACCTGTTCTTAGGATTTATCTCAGCAGTTGCATTTGCTACTATTTTAGCGGTTGTATCAGGGCTTACTCTTGCAGGTGCAAGTGCAATAAGCCATGATTTATACGCAAACGTTGTAAAAAAAGGTAAAATCGACGAAAAACAAGAGATGAAAATTTCTAAAATAGCTACACTTGTAATCGGTGTACTTGCTATTATTTTAGGTATTGCGTTTGAAAAACAAAACATTGCATTTATGGTTGGACTTGCGTTTGCAATCGCCGCAAGTGCAAACTTCCCTGTACTTTTCTTATCAATGTATTGGAAAAACCTAACAACAAGAGGTGCGGTAATAGGCGGAAGTATCGGTCTTGCTACAGCAGTTTTATTAGTTATTTTAGGACCGACTGTATGGGTGTCAATCTTCGGATTCGATAAACCTATATTCCCTTCAAAATACCCGGCGCTTGTAAGTGTTACAGTTGCGTTTGTTGCAATATGGTTCTTTTCAATTACAGATAAAAGTGAAGATGCAAAAAAAGAAAGAGAAGCGTTTGAAGCCCAACTTATCAGATCAGAAACTGGAATCGGTGCAGAAGGTGCCGCAAAACATTAA
- a CDS encoding DUF294 nucleotidyltransferase-like domain-containing protein: MQETKQYLSSIPPFDLLTEEELSSVVNNTDIVYYTPGSKIKAENLLIIIKGKIKSENEVFTSEDVVFAKEIIENKASEFEILEECLCYEIKRDIFLEVLNKNHKFKNYFLQDIASKLQTLRKKSLENQFSSFLSARVKDLIIHPVTFVSGTDSIKSSVIKKEKENSSAIIIDNTAIVTDSNLRKVITEDIPSSNPIKNIATNNIVTIEDEDFLFNALLLMTKHNIKRLIVTNEDKIIGSIEQIDLLSYFSNHSYLISVKIEKAKNIDDLKEITNGLVDLTNLLFNKGLKARYIARIISELNRKIFSKVSEFVFDETYKENISLIVMGSEGRGEQIIRTDQDNGAVINDTFNYDIKKFEKFSEYLKTLGFPECPGKVMVNNPFWSKPLKEFKKDIFEWLDTPTQENMMNLAILLDANVVWGDEKYLNELKKYLFEHISDNATLLSSFASFVDQFELPIGILGLKEKVDMKKIRFIIVHAARAFALEYKIQKTSTVERIKELNNIGIINRQFATELIESFDVILTLTLKSKLEQINNAKPATNILNIKNLSKIEKDMLKDSVKVIAEFKKLTKHHFHLSVL; encoded by the coding sequence ATGCAAGAAACCAAACAATATCTATCATCTATACCTCCTTTCGATTTACTTACGGAGGAGGAACTCTCCTCCGTTGTAAATAACACGGATATAGTCTATTACACACCCGGAAGTAAAATAAAAGCTGAAAATTTACTGATTATCATAAAAGGTAAAATAAAAAGCGAGAATGAAGTGTTTACTTCTGAAGATGTTGTTTTTGCAAAAGAAATTATTGAAAACAAAGCATCTGAATTTGAAATATTGGAAGAGTGTCTTTGTTATGAAATAAAAAGAGATATTTTTCTTGAAGTTTTAAACAAAAATCATAAATTTAAAAATTATTTTCTCCAAGACATTGCAAGCAAACTTCAGACTTTAAGAAAAAAATCTCTTGAAAACCAGTTTAGCAGTTTTCTATCAGCCAGGGTTAAAGATTTAATTATACATCCCGTAACTTTCGTAAGCGGAACCGATTCAATAAAAAGTTCCGTTATTAAAAAAGAAAAAGAAAATTCTTCAGCCATTATTATAGATAACACCGCAATAGTTACGGATTCAAATTTGAGAAAAGTAATTACAGAAGATATTCCTTCCTCAAATCCGATAAAAAATATAGCAACCAATAATATAGTAACCATAGAGGACGAAGACTTTTTATTTAACGCCCTGCTTCTTATGACAAAACACAATATAAAAAGATTAATAGTTACAAATGAAGACAAAATAATCGGCTCTATCGAACAGATTGATTTGTTAAGCTATTTTTCAAATCATTCGTATTTGATCAGTGTTAAAATAGAAAAAGCAAAAAATATTGACGATCTCAAAGAGATTACAAACGGACTTGTGGATTTAACAAATCTTCTTTTCAATAAAGGACTTAAAGCCAGATACATTGCAAGAATAATTAGTGAACTTAACCGTAAAATCTTCAGCAAAGTCAGCGAATTTGTTTTTGATGAAACATATAAAGAAAATATTTCATTAATCGTAATGGGCAGTGAAGGCAGGGGTGAGCAGATTATAAGAACAGATCAGGACAACGGAGCGGTTATAAACGATACATTTAACTATGATATAAAAAAATTTGAGAAATTTTCCGAATATTTAAAGACACTCGGCTTTCCTGAGTGTCCGGGTAAAGTAATGGTAAACAATCCTTTTTGGTCAAAACCTCTTAAAGAATTTAAAAAAGATATTTTCGAGTGGCTTGACACCCCTACTCAGGAAAATATGATGAATCTTGCAATACTTCTTGACGCAAATGTCGTATGGGGAGATGAAAAATATTTAAATGAACTTAAAAAGTACCTTTTTGAACATATAAGCGACAATGCTACGCTTCTTAGTTCTTTCGCATCATTTGTTGACCAGTTTGAACTGCCTATCGGCATATTGGGACTTAAAGAAAAAGTCGATATGAAAAAAATAAGATTTATTATAGTACACGCCGCAAGGGCTTTTGCACTTGAATATAAAATACAAAAAACATCTACTGTTGAAAGAATAAAAGAACTTAATAATATAGGCATTATCAATAGACAGTTTGCAACTGAACTTATCGAAAGCTTTGATGTTATACTTACATTAACACTTAAAAGCAAACTTGAGCAGATAAATAACGCAAAGCCGGCAACCAATATACTCAATATAAAAAATTTAAGCAAAATTGAAAAAGATATGTTAAAAGACAGCGTGAAAGTTATTGCCGAATTTAAAAAACTCACAAAACATCACTTTCATTTAAGTGTGCTTTGA
- a CDS encoding 3'-5' exonuclease — protein sequence MFGKFFKELEKKKLKDKNFEFLFDEYEGDEVVVVDTETTGLDRKKDEIISIGAVIVKNNRVLLSRKFHIFVKPSKELSIESIKIHKITPDMLKNALEPETAIKMFLNFIKNRPLVGYYLEFDVAMLNKLTKRYLGIKLPNRQIEVSAVYYDKKIGLIPQKHIDLRFDSIMKDLNLPIIGKHDALNDAIMTALMYIKLQNCKKI from the coding sequence ATGTTTGGGAAATTTTTTAAAGAATTAGAAAAGAAAAAACTTAAAGATAAAAATTTTGAATTTCTGTTTGATGAATACGAAGGCGATGAAGTTGTCGTGGTTGACACCGAAACCACGGGACTTGACAGAAAAAAAGACGAAATCATTTCAATAGGTGCCGTAATTGTTAAGAACAACAGAGTCCTTTTAAGCCGAAAATTTCACATTTTTGTCAAACCTTCAAAAGAACTCAGTATTGAAAGTATCAAAATTCACAAAATAACGCCCGATATGCTTAAAAACGCTCTTGAGCCGGAAACAGCTATAAAAATGTTTTTAAACTTTATAAAAAACAGGCCTCTTGTCGGATATTACCTCGAATTTGACGTAGCAATGCTTAATAAACTTACAAAAAGATACCTCGGAATTAAGCTTCCTAACAGACAAATAGAAGTTTCAGCCGTTTATTACGATAAAAAAATAGGCCTTATTCCTCAAAAACATATCGATTTAAGGTTTGATTCTATTATGAAAGATCTGAACCTTCCAATAATTGGAAAACATGATGCGCTAAACGATGCAATAATGACCGCCTTGATGTATATTAAACTTCAAAACTGTAAAAAAATATAA
- a CDS encoding OadG family protein has product MILEALKYMVLGMTVVFAFLYLLTVILEFQRKIIEKYFPEDEPPKQKPKSKKDKLKKVAAIAAAIHHKRTQNGN; this is encoded by the coding sequence ATGATACTCGAAGCTCTCAAATATATGGTACTCGGAATGACGGTGGTTTTCGCATTTCTCTACTTATTGACCGTTATTCTTGAATTTCAAAGAAAAATAATTGAAAAATATTTCCCCGAGGATGAACCCCCAAAACAAAAACCGAAATCAAAAAAAGACAAACTAAAAAAAGTGGCGGCAATTGCGGCGGCAATACATCATAAAAGGACTCAAAATGGCAACTAA
- a CDS encoding biotin/lipoyl-containing protein encodes MATKYIDVMDTTFRDGFQSVFGGRVLMKDFLPAVDAAVEAGIKHFEFGGGARFQSLFFYLQENAFDMMDEFAKRAKGANLQILARGINTVMLDTGSREMIDLFAKLFAKHNTTTVRNFDALNDVNNLIYSGQAIKNAGMKHEVVVTIMDLPPGCSGAHTVEFYEKILRDIIENVEFDSVAFKDATGTANPNKIYETVKMARKLLGRDVHIRLHTHETAGISVASYLAALEAGVDGIDLAAAPVSGGTSQPDIITLLHAVKGKPYNLGNLEIDKIVEYEETLKECLKDYFLPPEATQVNPIIPLSPMPGGALTANTQMMRDNNILHKFNDVIKAMREVVEKGGFGTSVTPVSQFYWQQAFNNVMFGPWKKIAPGYGKMVLGYFGKTPVKPDEEIIKLASEQLNLEPTNENPLDIADRDERKTIKYWQSLLEKEGIETTEENIFTAASCQEKGIAFLKGESPLMIRKKGEEMSKSNGVYTVIVDGEVFNVEVKEGKVEIKETKPVEKKPTTIEPTSDDVVEVESPVPGNVWKILVNPGDKVKAGDKLMIIESMKMEIDIPSPVNGIIAHIPVKVNDSINECDVLVTIEED; translated from the coding sequence ATGGCAACTAAATATATTGATGTTATGGATACGACTTTCAGGGACGGCTTTCAGTCTGTATTTGGAGGCAGGGTTTTAATGAAAGATTTCCTGCCTGCTGTTGATGCCGCGGTCGAAGCCGGAATCAAACATTTCGAATTCGGAGGAGGAGCGAGGTTTCAGAGTCTGTTTTTCTATCTTCAGGAAAATGCGTTTGATATGATGGATGAGTTTGCAAAACGTGCTAAGGGAGCAAACCTTCAGATCCTTGCAAGAGGTATAAACACGGTGATGCTTGATACCGGAAGCCGTGAGATGATAGATCTTTTTGCAAAGCTTTTTGCAAAACACAACACTACTACGGTTAGAAATTTTGATGCTTTAAATGACGTAAACAATCTGATATACAGCGGTCAGGCAATTAAAAATGCAGGAATGAAACATGAAGTTGTCGTAACAATTATGGACCTACCGCCAGGGTGCAGTGGTGCTCATACCGTAGAATTTTATGAAAAGATATTAAGAGATATTATTGAAAATGTAGAATTTGACTCTGTCGCTTTCAAAGACGCTACGGGCACGGCGAATCCTAATAAAATATATGAAACCGTAAAAATGGCGAGAAAGCTTTTAGGTAGAGACGTTCATATAAGACTGCACACACATGAAACGGCGGGAATCAGCGTAGCAAGTTATCTTGCCGCACTAGAAGCGGGAGTTGACGGGATAGATTTGGCAGCGGCACCTGTTAGCGGAGGTACGAGTCAGCCCGATATCATAACCTTACTTCATGCCGTAAAAGGCAAACCGTACAACCTCGGTAATTTGGAAATCGATAAAATAGTTGAATATGAAGAAACACTTAAAGAATGTCTTAAAGATTATTTCCTCCCGCCTGAAGCCACACAGGTAAATCCTATAATTCCCCTCTCACCAATGCCGGGCGGTGCTCTTACCGCAAATACGCAAATGATGAGGGATAATAATATTCTTCATAAATTTAACGACGTTATTAAAGCTATGAGAGAAGTTGTTGAAAAGGGAGGATTCGGAACAAGTGTAACACCGGTGAGCCAATTTTACTGGCAACAGGCATTTAACAATGTAATGTTCGGACCTTGGAAAAAAATAGCACCGGGATACGGAAAAATGGTACTTGGGTATTTTGGAAAAACACCCGTTAAGCCTGATGAAGAGATTATAAAACTTGCAAGCGAACAGCTCAATTTAGAACCTACAAACGAAAACCCTCTTGATATTGCAGACAGAGATGAAAGAAAAACAATTAAATATTGGCAAAGTTTGCTTGAAAAAGAAGGCATCGAAACTACTGAAGAAAATATATTTACAGCAGCTTCTTGTCAGGAAAAAGGTATAGCGTTTTTAAAAGGCGAGAGTCCTCTGATGATTAGAAAAAAAGGAGAAGAAATGAGTAAATCTAACGGAGTTTATACTGTCATAGTCGACGGTGAAGTATTCAATGTAGAAGTGAAAGAAGGAAAAGTTGAAATTAAAGAAACAAAACCTGTAGAAAAAAAACCTACAACTATTGAGCCTACATCTGATGATGTTGTAGAAGTAGAATCACCGGTTCCGGGAAATGTATGGAAAATACTTGTAAATCCGGGAGATAAGGTAAAAGCCGGAGATAAACTTATGATTATAGAATCAATGAAAATGGAAATTGACATCCCTTCACCCGTAAACGGAATTATTGCGCATATTCCGGTAAAAGTTAACGATTCAATTAACGAATGTGATGTTTTAGTCACAATTGAGGAGGATTAA
- a CDS encoding sodium ion-translocating decarboxylase subunit beta codes for MRIKAFILALFLLFSPLVLSASNAESNTTKTIQVHHEKSISELLVGFYKQTGIYAFLNPQDNVKNALGEKVSKFHQSFGRIIMILISFLLFYLAIKKGFEPLLLIPIAFGGLLANIPLANIIGDGGFIGELYKAGIANELFPILIFMGVGAMTDFGPLLANPKTALLGAAAQFGIFGTLVGAVALTQMGIFDFSLQDSAAISIIGGADGPTSIFIASKLAPDLLGAIAVAAYSYMALVPLIQPPIMRALTTEEERKIKMKAARKVSKLEKMLFPLVVLVLTILIIPESSPLIGALTFGNFIRESGVVERLSKTLQNELINITTIFLGLAVGSKLAAEKFLVPETLGILILGLVAFGIGTAAGVLMGKIMNKFSNEPINPLIGAAGVSAVPMAARVANREATKEDPTNVLLMHAMGPNVAGVIGSAIAAGVLLSIF; via the coding sequence ATGAGAATAAAAGCATTTATTTTAGCGCTTTTTTTATTGTTTTCTCCTTTAGTTTTATCTGCAAGCAATGCAGAATCTAACACTACTAAAACAATACAAGTACACCATGAAAAAAGTATAAGCGAGCTTTTAGTGGGCTTTTACAAACAAACGGGAATTTATGCGTTTTTAAACCCGCAGGATAATGTAAAAAACGCTCTCGGAGAAAAAGTTAGTAAATTTCACCAAAGTTTCGGAAGAATTATTATGATTCTTATTTCTTTTTTACTCTTCTACCTCGCAATCAAAAAAGGGTTTGAACCGCTTTTACTCATACCCATAGCATTCGGAGGGCTTCTTGCAAACATACCTCTTGCAAACATTATAGGTGACGGAGGATTTATAGGAGAGCTGTATAAAGCCGGAATTGCAAACGAACTTTTTCCAATACTCATTTTTATGGGTGTGGGAGCAATGACGGATTTCGGACCACTTCTGGCCAATCCTAAAACTGCGCTTTTAGGAGCTGCCGCACAGTTTGGAATTTTCGGTACATTAGTCGGTGCCGTAGCTCTTACTCAAATGGGAATATTTGACTTTTCCCTTCAAGACAGTGCGGCTATTTCAATTATCGGAGGGGCGGATGGTCCTACTTCAATTTTTATAGCATCTAAACTTGCTCCGGATCTACTCGGAGCCATTGCTGTAGCGGCTTACAGTTACATGGCTCTTGTACCTTTAATCCAACCGCCTATTATGAGAGCTTTAACAACCGAAGAAGAAAGAAAGATTAAAATGAAAGCCGCAAGAAAAGTCTCTAAACTTGAAAAAATGCTCTTTCCTCTTGTGGTATTAGTACTTACCATTTTAATTATTCCGGAATCAAGTCCGCTTATCGGTGCACTTACATTCGGAAACTTTATAAGAGAAAGCGGTGTGGTTGAAAGACTAAGCAAAACATTGCAAAACGAACTTATTAATATTACTACCATTTTCTTAGGACTTGCAGTCGGTTCTAAACTCGCGGCTGAGAAATTTTTAGTACCGGAAACACTTGGCATATTAATATTAGGACTTGTCGCATTCGGAATAGGAACTGCTGCAGGAGTTCTGATGGGGAAAATTATGAATAAATTTTCAAATGAACCTATCAATCCTCTAATAGGTGCCGCAGGTGTTAGCGCAGTACCTATGGCTGCGAGAGTTGCGAACAGAGAAGCCACAAAAGAAGATCCTACAAATGTTCTATTAATGCATGCAATGGGTCCAAACGTTGCAGGGGTTATCGGAAGCGCAATAGCAGCAGGTGTACTTCTTTCAATTTTTTAG
- a CDS encoding HD domain-containing protein: protein MNKELIKLLFSTASIERWNDLPRPVKFIELDKQAHRMIIAYVLAHFEDDIDFYKLIHLGIAGILYRAVLTDLKSPVYHFLRKKKGKELDEFVLNNLKGLIDEELEYYVKIFNSDNSKEKRVLSASSYLASKWEFDMIYNFAPDIYGMREIKENIENELEDYYDLEGVKVLSLKKKSYDFISLCGNLRFQKRWANTPRVPETSVLGHMLFVAIVAFLFTKEYGGNNHKIYYNFFTGLFHDLPEALTRDIIAPVKHNVQGLDEILKTYENFLIDEKILPLVPKNIRDELKILITDEFANKLIIDNQVKKVDVAEDLLGMKGIDGSLIKAADHFAAFTEAYMSISHGIKSIELINAVKMLTEKYKNKKIYNIDLSKYFQKGFFE, encoded by the coding sequence ATGAATAAAGAATTGATAAAGCTGCTTTTTTCTACCGCATCAATTGAAAGATGGAACGACTTACCTCGCCCGGTAAAATTTATTGAACTTGACAAACAAGCTCATAGAATGATTATTGCGTATGTTTTAGCTCATTTTGAAGATGATATAGATTTTTATAAACTGATACATTTGGGAATTGCCGGTATATTATACAGAGCGGTTTTAACTGATTTAAAATCGCCGGTTTATCATTTTTTGAGAAAGAAAAAAGGTAAAGAATTAGATGAATTTGTATTAAACAATCTTAAAGGTTTGATTGATGAGGAGTTAGAATATTACGTTAAGATATTTAACTCTGACAATTCTAAAGAAAAGCGTGTTCTTTCAGCTTCAAGTTATCTTGCAAGTAAATGGGAATTTGACATGATATATAATTTCGCACCGGATATTTACGGAATGAGGGAAATTAAAGAAAATATTGAAAACGAGCTTGAAGATTATTATGACTTAGAAGGGGTTAAAGTTCTTTCACTTAAGAAAAAAAGTTATGATTTTATCTCTTTATGCGGTAATTTGAGATTTCAAAAAAGATGGGCAAACACTCCAAGGGTACCTGAAACGTCTGTTCTTGGTCATATGCTTTTTGTAGCGATTGTTGCTTTTTTATTTACTAAAGAATACGGAGGTAATAATCACAAAATTTACTACAATTTTTTCACAGGACTTTTTCATGATCTGCCTGAAGCTCTAACGAGAGATATAATAGCACCGGTTAAGCATAATGTGCAAGGACTTGACGAAATACTTAAAACGTATGAAAATTTTTTAATAGATGAAAAAATATTGCCTCTCGTGCCTAAAAATATAAGAGATGAACTTAAAATATTGATTACGGACGAATTCGCAAATAAATTGATTATTGACAATCAGGTAAAAAAAGTGGATGTTGCTGAAGACTTATTAGGAATGAAAGGAATTGACGGAAGTTTGATAAAAGCTGCGGATCATTTTGCAGCATTTACCGAAGCGTATATGAGTATCAGCCACGGTATTAAATCAATTGAATTAATCAATGCTGTCAAAATGCTTACCGAAAAGTATAAAAACAAAAAAATTTACAATATAGATTTGTCAAAATATTTTCAAAAAGGCTTTTTCGAATGA
- a CDS encoding flagellar basal body rod C-terminal domain-containing protein encodes MQAHQILMDINANNVANVNTKDFKATDAHIVDKLEISANISDAGTNLTKELTDQIVIEKGFKAQVPAIKTQDEMTKTLLDIKA; translated from the coding sequence ATGCAAGCACATCAAATTCTAATGGATATAAACGCCAATAATGTCGCTAATGTCAACACTAAAGATTTTAAAGCGACAGACGCACATATTGTGGACAAATTGGAGATAAGTGCAAATATTTCTGATGCAGGAACGAACTTAACGAAAGAATTAACTGATCAAATTGTTATTGAAAAAGGATTTAAAGCTCAAGTTCCGGCAATAAAAACACAAGACGAAATGACAAAGACACTTCTTGATATTAAAGCATAA
- the argH gene encoding argininosuccinate lyase — MKLWGGRFSKGAAKLLDEFNASIMFDKELYIEDIEGSIAHSQMLAEQGIITQDEADKIKEGLLKIKKEIENDEFIWDISDEDLHMAIEKRLIELIGDTGKKLHTARSRNDQVAVDFRRWSLKRNLEIAQKIKELIETFVNIAKEHKNTLLPGMTHLQHAQPISFAYHMLAYANMFKRDYERFIESYKRNNKNPLGCAALAGTPHPIDRNKTTKALGFDEPTVNCLDTVSDRDFALELLFNISMLMMHASRISEELIIWSTSEFGFITLSDEYSTGSSIMPQKKNPDVPELIRGKTGRVYGNLVALLTVMKGLPLAYNKDTQEDKEGVFDSVKTALISVTILNEALKTMTVNKDKMYAACKKGHLTATDLADYLVNKGIPFREAHHITGRAVALAEEKGVDLSDLSIDELKSIDERIGDDVDLSLENSMNSRKSLGATAPERVEEQIRYFENFLKENND, encoded by the coding sequence ATGAAATTATGGGGAGGCAGATTCTCTAAAGGTGCCGCAAAACTGCTTGATGAATTTAATGCATCCATTATGTTTGACAAAGAACTCTATATTGAAGATATAGAAGGTTCAATAGCCCATTCTCAAATGCTGGCTGAACAGGGAATTATAACCCAGGATGAAGCGGATAAAATCAAAGAAGGCCTGCTAAAGATTAAAAAAGAAATTGAAAACGATGAATTTATATGGGATATAAGCGATGAAGATTTACATATGGCAATTGAAAAAAGACTTATCGAGCTAATCGGTGATACAGGAAAAAAACTGCACACCGCAAGAAGCAGAAACGATCAGGTTGCGGTGGATTTCAGAAGATGGAGTTTAAAAAGAAACCTTGAAATAGCTCAAAAGATAAAAGAACTTATCGAAACATTCGTAAACATCGCAAAAGAGCACAAAAACACCCTGCTTCCTGGAATGACACACCTTCAGCATGCACAGCCGATAAGTTTTGCATATCATATGCTTGCATATGCGAATATGTTTAAAAGGGATTATGAAAGATTTATTGAAAGCTACAAAAGAAACAACAAAAACCCTTTAGGATGTGCGGCTCTTGCAGGAACTCCCCACCCTATCGACAGAAACAAAACGACTAAAGCCTTGGGATTTGACGAACCGACAGTAAACTGCCTCGATACGGTAAGCGACAGGGATTTTGCACTTGAACTGTTATTTAACATCTCAATGCTTATGATGCACGCAAGCAGAATTTCTGAAGAGCTTATTATCTGGTCTACAAGCGAGTTCGGATTTATTACTCTTAGTGACGAATACTCAACAGGAAGCTCAATTATGCCTCAAAAGAAAAACCCTGACGTTCCGGAACTTATAAGAGGTAAAACAGGAAGGGTTTACGGTAACCTTGTGGCACTTCTTACGGTTATGAAAGGACTCCCTCTTGCATACAACAAAGATACCCAGGAAGATAAAGAAGGTGTATTTGACAGCGTTAAAACCGCTCTTATTTCCGTAACAATCCTAAATGAAGCACTAAAAACAATGACGGTAAACAAAGACAAAATGTATGCCGCTTGTAAAAAAGGACATCTTACTGCAACAGACCTTGCGGATTATCTCGTAAATAAAGGTATTCCGTTTAGAGAAGCACATCATATAACAGGAAGAGCGGTAGCTTTAGCTGAAGAAAAAGGCGTGGATTTAAGCGATTTAAGCATTGATGAGCTTAAAAGCATTGATGAGAGAATCGGGGACGATGTGGATTTAAGCCTCGAAAACTCTATGAATTCAAGAAAAAGCCTTGGAGCTACGGCACCTGAGAGGGTTGAAGAACAGATAAGATATTTTGAAAACTTTTTAAAGGAGAATAATGATTAA
- a CDS encoding OsmC family protein has product MIKIRHLNDHLYEASNGKDIIIVDPKKYTPIDFFITGLGNCSAYDVVEMAKNKGYELSNFELDIEYKRKDTFPRIFTEFHFIYKFNSNADAMTARRWVLSSLETYCSTINTIRNTSKIYYSIYNNGETIAFKESIISGEVTHTHEFDDDDDGFGCVA; this is encoded by the coding sequence ATGATTAAAATAAGACACCTAAACGATCATTTATATGAAGCCTCCAACGGCAAAGATATTATTATCGTAGATCCGAAAAAATATACACCGATTGATTTTTTTATTACAGGTCTTGGAAACTGTTCGGCATATGACGTTGTGGAAATGGCTAAAAACAAAGGCTATGAACTCTCAAACTTCGAACTTGACATCGAATATAAAAGAAAAGACACGTTCCCGAGAATCTTTACCGAATTTCATTTTATATACAAATTCAACTCAAACGCCGATGCTATGACGGCAAGAAGATGGGTTTTGAGCTCACTTGAAACATACTGTTCGACTATTAATACTATCAGAAACACAAGTAAAATATATTATTCTATTTATAACAACGGTGAAACAATAGCTTTTAAAGAAAGCATCATTTCAGGTGAAGTAACACACACCCATGAATTTGACGATGACGATGACGGCTTCGGCTGTGTAGCTTGA